The proteins below come from a single Psychrobacter sp. FDAARGOS_221 genomic window:
- the rpsT gene encoding 30S ribosomal protein S20: MANTAQARKRARQNTTRRQHAASQRSMIRTFIKKVDAAIAAGDYEAATAAYNKAVPVIDRMADKGVIHKNKAARHKSRYNKAIKALKA; this comes from the coding sequence GTGGCTAACACTGCACAAGCTCGTAAACGCGCTCGTCAAAACACTACTCGTCGTCAACACGCTGCATCACAGCGTTCAATGATCCGTACTTTCATCAAAAAAGTAGATGCCGCTATCGCAGCTGGTGACTACGAAGCAGCGACTGCCGCTTATAACAAAGCAGTACCTGTTATTGATCGTATGGCTGACAAAGGCGTTATCCATAAGAACAAAGCTGCTCGTCATAAGAGCCGTTATAACAAAGCAATCAAAGCACTTAAAGCTTAA
- a CDS encoding RDD family protein, with the protein MQIFLARNGVQAGPYTLTELNNMLATQQVALTDLMWHEGMEQWVPVGEMTHGQYNYNPNAKTDPDRKRTTVAELYGQQPSSSSPSSSTSPFSTATPSTQQRQNVLSKATATYPLASIASRVLAGLIDALLFIACYIPFLSGINYDFAKITATNGDMEKMTQLALSVPEHLSSITSIMFLALFTIQLLLLLRRGQTLGKLLNGIRIVDEQSKKLASATNVILLRSVVTSALYLIPMIGTMIMLADFVVMTLNKQRRSIHDKIAKTIVVKADSKQLEK; encoded by the coding sequence ATGCAGATTTTCCTCGCTAGAAACGGCGTACAAGCTGGTCCATATACACTCACTGAGCTTAACAATATGCTTGCTACACAGCAGGTAGCATTGACTGACCTTATGTGGCATGAGGGTATGGAACAGTGGGTACCTGTGGGCGAAATGACTCACGGTCAATATAACTACAATCCAAACGCAAAGACAGATCCTGACAGAAAACGTACTACCGTTGCAGAGCTATATGGTCAGCAGCCGTCCAGTAGCAGTCCTTCTTCATCTACTTCTCCATTCAGTACTGCAACACCAAGCACGCAGCAACGACAAAATGTATTGTCTAAAGCTACGGCAACTTATCCGCTAGCCAGTATTGCCAGCCGTGTATTGGCTGGTTTAATTGATGCTTTATTGTTTATAGCTTGTTATATTCCATTTTTATCGGGCATAAACTACGATTTTGCAAAAATTACCGCCACTAATGGCGATATGGAAAAAATGACTCAATTGGCCCTGTCGGTGCCTGAGCATCTAAGTTCAATAACTTCGATTATGTTTTTGGCCCTCTTTACCATTCAGCTGCTATTGCTTTTAAGACGTGGCCAGACACTAGGTAAATTGCTTAACGGTATTCGTATTGTGGATGAGCAGTCCAAAAAGCTAGCTTCAGCTACTAATGTTATTTTATTACGCAGCGTGGTTACCTCTGCTTTATATCTAATCCCTATGATAGGCACGATGATTATGTTAGCAGATTTTGTAGTTATGACATTAAATAAACAGCGCCGCAGCATTCACGATAAAATTGCTAAAACGATAGTAGTAAAAGCCGACTCAAAACAATTAGAAAAGTAA
- a CDS encoding lipopolysaccharide assembly protein LapA domain-containing protein: MRFVLMILLFVIFGYSLGLVLVNSSEVAVNLLFSQAPEMNLGLLLILCIGLGVLIGMLLALLLFKVLQNKWEIGRLNKENRRLKEELTQATVEIERHSLANQADKTVFVDSELQSPTPNQPRTDVSDSHNTIR, from the coding sequence ATGCGTTTTGTTTTAATGATTTTATTGTTTGTAATCTTTGGCTATTCTTTAGGCTTGGTTTTGGTGAATAGCAGTGAAGTGGCTGTTAATTTACTATTCTCTCAAGCACCAGAGATGAACTTGGGTCTATTGCTTATCCTATGTATCGGTCTGGGCGTGCTAATCGGTATGTTATTGGCTTTATTACTGTTTAAAGTATTACAAAACAAATGGGAGATTGGTCGCTTAAACAAAGAAAACAGACGTTTAAAAGAAGAGCTGACTCAAGCGACGGTAGAGATTGAGCGTCATTCATTAGCAAACCAAGCTGACAAAACAGTCTTTGTTGACAGTGAACTACAATCACCAACGCCAAACCAGCCGCGTACTGATGTTTCTGATAGCCATAATACCATTCGCTAG
- the yajC gene encoding preprotein translocase subunit YajC has translation MLLFIQAAHAAPEQGGSAMIMQWIFPLAIFAIFYFLVIRPQSKRAKEHRNMVDALTVGNEVIFAGGLMGKIKSIDGDYAVVSLNDRNDVMIQRASVISVLPNGTMDGLL, from the coding sequence ATGCTTTTATTTATTCAAGCAGCCCATGCCGCTCCAGAACAAGGTGGATCGGCTATGATCATGCAATGGATATTCCCATTGGCCATCTTCGCTATTTTTTACTTCTTAGTGATTAGACCACAATCAAAACGTGCAAAAGAGCACCGTAACATGGTTGACGCGCTAACTGTCGGCAATGAAGTTATCTTTGCTGGTGGCCTTATGGGCAAAATCAAATCAATTGATGGTGATTATGCGGTTGTTAGCTTAAATGACAGAAATGACGTCATGATTCAGCGTGCTTCTGTGATTTCAGTATTACCAAATGGCACAATGGATGGCCTACTATAA
- the secF gene encoding protein translocase subunit SecF, whose amino-acid sequence MSNNNSNENPNNNNPNTPDSSKPAYYEGGRPRRRGPRRDGKGNAPTRRRTGTEADESSTALTHSQDTAHKEPISSNGYDAEVADNEAYDASLFEEDDAALAEGGIKAVGDKRIIPFMKIEKPMAILSIILVLVSIGALFINGLNLGLDFTGGVSADVEYEQPVEQVEVISSLENAGFDDAVVQYLGGTTELLVRLPPQSDNVEGLNDSLKQALDLPNNEATISSVNIIGSQVGSEVYVSSLIAIATALGMMMLYVGVRFQFKLAIGALLALVHDAIVTLGVFALFQFPFDLTVLAAILALIGYSLNDTIVVYDRIRENFRRVRDASPVQIVNLSLTETLRRTIMTISTVLVVVLAMLFLGGAGLFWFSVAFFIGLIAGTYSSTYISSSIPLAMGLSRDDFVVKIKPEFQEEVVSFNDPKSFED is encoded by the coding sequence ATGTCTAATAACAACTCGAATGAAAATCCAAACAATAACAATCCAAACACGCCTGATAGCTCAAAACCTGCCTACTATGAAGGCGGTCGCCCTCGTCGTCGTGGTCCTCGTCGTGATGGTAAAGGTAATGCGCCAACTCGCCGTCGTACTGGCACAGAAGCAGATGAAAGCAGCACAGCGTTAACCCATAGCCAAGACACGGCTCATAAGGAACCAATCAGCAGTAACGGCTATGATGCTGAAGTTGCCGATAATGAGGCATATGATGCGTCATTGTTTGAAGAAGATGATGCTGCCCTAGCTGAAGGTGGTATTAAAGCAGTTGGTGACAAGCGCATTATTCCATTCATGAAGATTGAAAAGCCAATGGCTATTTTATCTATCATCTTGGTATTGGTTAGTATTGGCGCCCTATTCATCAATGGCTTAAATTTAGGCTTAGACTTCACCGGCGGTGTGTCTGCTGATGTTGAATACGAACAGCCGGTTGAGCAAGTTGAGGTAATCAGCTCACTTGAAAATGCAGGCTTCGATGATGCGGTTGTGCAGTATCTAGGTGGTACCACCGAGCTATTGGTTCGCTTGCCGCCTCAGTCTGATAACGTTGAGGGTCTTAATGACAGCCTAAAACAAGCACTAGATTTACCTAATAATGAAGCGACTATTAGTAGCGTCAACATTATTGGTAGCCAAGTCGGTAGCGAAGTTTATGTCAGCTCGTTAATCGCCATTGCAACTGCATTGGGTATGATGATGCTGTATGTTGGTGTTCGCTTCCAGTTTAAATTGGCCATTGGTGCTCTATTAGCACTGGTGCATGATGCCATCGTGACTTTAGGTGTGTTTGCTTTATTCCAGTTCCCGTTTGATTTGACGGTACTGGCAGCCATCTTGGCATTAATTGGTTATTCATTAAACGATACCATCGTTGTCTATGACCGTATCCGTGAGAACTTCCGCCGGGTGCGTGATGCGTCTCCAGTACAGATTGTCAACTTATCATTGACTGAGACATTACGTCGTACCATTATGACCATCTCAACTGTATTGGTTGTGGTATTAGCGATGTTATTCTTAGGCGGTGCTGGTCTATTCTGGTTCTCGGTCGCCTTCTTCATTGGTCTGATTGCCGGTACCTATTCATCAACCTATATTTCAAGCTCAATTCCACTAGCAATGGGCTTGTCTCGTGATGACTTCGTAGTGAAAATCAAACCTGAATTCCAAGAAGAAGTGGTTAGCTTTAACGATCCTAAATCTTTTGAAGACTAA
- a CDS encoding pyruvate, water dikinase regulatory protein: MDDTPQVLRVAFFISDGTAITAETLGRSILSQFASVPFETRVIPYVDSIEMAQAAVTHINQAYQSTGILPLVFDTIVDPDIREVINSAQACNLDMYEGLIGRITDEIGVEPDGHSGHAHDDVDSETYKSRIDAVHFALDNDDGARTRHYDMADIILIGVSRSGKTPTSLYLALQFGIRAANYPLTEDDLFDNQLPKALQPHRDKLFGLIIDTERLQKIRQERRAGSRYASYRQCEEEQRAIQAIYMTQNIPSLDVSEMSVEEIATRILQITGLKRRIG, translated from the coding sequence ATAGATGATACACCGCAAGTACTGCGTGTGGCCTTTTTTATCTCTGATGGGACGGCTATTACTGCTGAGACATTGGGACGTTCTATATTAAGTCAGTTTGCCAGTGTGCCTTTTGAAACCCGAGTCATTCCATACGTCGATAGTATAGAGATGGCGCAAGCTGCAGTAACGCATATCAATCAGGCTTATCAGAGCACCGGTATTTTGCCGTTGGTATTCGACACCATTGTCGATCCAGATATTCGCGAAGTGATTAATTCCGCTCAGGCCTGTAATTTAGATATGTATGAGGGCTTAATTGGGCGTATTACTGATGAAATTGGGGTAGAGCCTGATGGACATTCAGGGCATGCGCACGATGATGTTGACTCGGAGACTTATAAGTCGCGCATTGATGCGGTACATTTTGCCTTAGATAATGATGATGGTGCTCGTACTCGACATTATGATATGGCTGATATTATTTTGATTGGGGTATCACGCTCAGGTAAAACACCGACCTCTTTGTATCTGGCGCTACAGTTTGGTATTCGGGCGGCCAACTATCCATTGACAGAGGATGATTTGTTCGATAACCAGCTGCCTAAAGCGTTGCAGCCACACAGAGACAAACTGTTTGGTTTAATCATTGATACCGAGCGTTTACAAAAAATCAGACAAGAGCGTCGTGCCGGCAGTCGTTACGCCAGCTATCGTCAATGTGAGGAAGAGCAGCGTGCGATTCAGGCCATTTATATGACTCAGAATATTCCAAGTTTAGACGTCTCTGAGATGTCGGTTGAAGAGATTGCAACTCGTATTTTACAAATTACTGGCTTAAAACGTCGCATTGGTTAG
- a CDS encoding histidine phosphatase family protein — protein MPPTPAHLPESMIQSVKYLPNSNERMLLFTRHSLRERSNGQGFASYDLPLTPKGRVLAKSWGQWLGNHLSYSLDTQSIASPIGRCVNTAQLMQEGAGVDQPITHEPLLVEPGSLVTNPFKANMVFKQIGALNFINAFLKDELDSTKPARQGGLDLLSLLYDSQPDPGHLALAVSHDTLLAAFLGVMRQAGIISWDDWPKMMEGMFVWFDDKPFEESTANFIWRGEHFQVATNTL, from the coding sequence ATGCCACCAACCCCCGCTCATTTGCCAGAGAGCATGATACAGTCAGTCAAGTATTTACCCAATAGCAATGAGCGTATGTTGCTGTTTACCAGACATTCATTGCGTGAACGCTCAAATGGTCAAGGTTTTGCCAGTTATGATTTACCGTTAACGCCAAAAGGGCGGGTTTTGGCAAAATCATGGGGGCAGTGGTTGGGCAATCATCTGTCATATTCCCTAGATACTCAAAGTATCGCCAGTCCCATTGGGCGCTGTGTCAATACAGCGCAGCTGATGCAAGAGGGCGCAGGTGTAGATCAACCGATTACTCATGAGCCTTTATTAGTTGAGCCTGGAAGCTTAGTCACCAATCCTTTCAAAGCCAATATGGTGTTTAAACAGATAGGTGCGCTGAATTTCATCAATGCATTCTTGAAAGATGAACTAGACAGCACTAAGCCGGCTAGGCAAGGCGGTTTAGATCTGTTGTCGTTATTATATGACTCACAGCCTGATCCTGGCCACTTAGCATTGGCCGTTAGCCATGACACGCTATTAGCGGCTTTCTTGGGTGTAATGCGCCAAGCAGGCATCATTAGCTGGGATGATTGGCCTAAGATGATGGAAGGTATGTTTGTTTGGTTTGATGATAAGCCATTTGAAGAATCAACGGCGAACTTTATTTGGCGTGGCGAGCATTTTCAGGTTGCGACCAATACCCTTTAA
- the ppsA gene encoding phosphoenolpyruvate synthase produces the protein MTTPQVITLDKLGKNDVETVGGKNASLGEMISHLSDLGVSVPGGFATTAAAFNNFLTETGLLDKINDELKNLDVDDVKKLTETGEKIRNWIIEQELPESLEKEIREAFDVMSGGEDIAVAVRSSATAEDLPDASFAGQQETYLNIRGIDNVLIAIKEVFSSLYNDRAIAYRVHQGFEHAGVALSAGIQRMVRSETGASGVMFTLDTESGFDEVVFITSSYGLGEMVVQGAVNPDEFYLSKALLAENKPAVIRRNLGSKHQKMIYGEEGSTTRSVKVVEVEKQDRNQFSLTTEELNELAKQALVIEKHYGQPMDIEWAKDGDTNELFIVQARPETVKSRQDRNVMERYLIQSKDAKVLCEGRSIGQRVGAGKVRIVNSIHEMDKVEVGDVLVSDMTDPDWEPVMKRASAIITNRGGRTCHAAIIARELGVPAIVGCGNATEVLSDGQEVTVSCAEGDTGFIYEGILDFEVKSSSIDAMPELPFKIMMNVGNPDRAFSFTQIPNAGVGLARLEFIINRMIGVHPKALLNMNTLPREVSQAIKERISGYASPVDFYVDKLVEGISTLAVAFREQPVIVRMSDFKSNEYANLIGGKLYEPSEENPMLGFRGASRYVSETFRDCFDLECRALKRVRDEMGLTNVQIMIPFVRTTKEAKEVVEILETNGLKRGENGLKLIMMCELPTNALLADEFLEHFDGFSIGSNDLTQLTLGLDRDSGIVSHLFDERDEAVKKLLSMAIAACHKQGKYVGICGQGPSDHPDLAYWLMEQGISSVSLNPDSVLDTWMFLADDANANGKAEVK, from the coding sequence ATGACAACACCGCAAGTTATTACCCTTGACAAGTTAGGCAAAAATGACGTCGAAACCGTAGGCGGTAAAAATGCCTCACTAGGCGAGATGATCAGCCACTTATCAGATCTTGGGGTTAGTGTTCCTGGCGGTTTCGCCACAACTGCCGCAGCATTTAATAACTTTCTGACTGAAACTGGGCTTTTAGACAAAATCAACGACGAGCTAAAAAACTTAGACGTTGATGATGTTAAAAAACTAACGGAAACTGGTGAAAAAATCCGTAACTGGATTATCGAACAAGAATTACCAGAATCTTTAGAAAAAGAAATCCGTGAAGCCTTTGACGTCATGAGTGGCGGTGAAGATATCGCTGTTGCTGTACGCTCATCAGCAACTGCAGAAGATTTACCTGATGCTTCTTTCGCAGGTCAGCAAGAGACCTACCTAAACATTCGTGGTATTGATAACGTATTAATCGCTATCAAAGAAGTATTCTCATCACTATATAACGACCGTGCGATTGCTTACCGTGTTCACCAAGGCTTTGAGCACGCAGGCGTTGCCCTATCTGCTGGTATTCAGCGTATGGTTCGCTCAGAAACCGGCGCTTCTGGTGTTATGTTCACGCTAGACACTGAAAGTGGTTTTGATGAAGTAGTATTCATCACTTCAAGCTACGGTCTAGGCGAAATGGTTGTACAGGGTGCGGTTAACCCAGATGAGTTCTACCTATCAAAAGCTCTATTAGCGGAAAACAAGCCTGCTGTTATTCGTCGTAACTTAGGCAGCAAGCACCAAAAAATGATCTACGGTGAAGAAGGTAGCACCACGCGTTCAGTTAAAGTAGTTGAAGTTGAGAAGCAAGATCGTAACCAATTCTCACTAACTACTGAAGAGCTTAACGAACTAGCCAAACAAGCGCTTGTTATCGAAAAACACTATGGCCAGCCAATGGATATTGAGTGGGCTAAAGATGGCGATACCAATGAGCTATTCATCGTTCAAGCACGTCCTGAAACCGTTAAGAGCCGTCAGGACCGTAACGTTATGGAACGTTACTTAATCCAAAGCAAAGACGCTAAAGTATTGTGTGAAGGTCGCTCTATCGGTCAACGTGTTGGCGCTGGTAAAGTTAGAATCGTTAACAGCATCCATGAAATGGACAAAGTTGAAGTTGGTGACGTATTGGTCTCTGATATGACTGACCCAGATTGGGAACCTGTCATGAAGCGTGCATCTGCTATTATCACCAACCGTGGTGGTCGTACTTGTCACGCTGCCATTATTGCACGTGAGCTAGGCGTACCTGCTATCGTTGGTTGTGGTAACGCAACTGAAGTATTATCAGATGGCCAAGAAGTGACTGTATCATGTGCTGAAGGTGATACTGGCTTTATCTACGAAGGCATTCTTGACTTTGAAGTGAAGAGCAGCTCTATTGATGCGATGCCAGAGTTACCGTTCAAAATTATGATGAACGTGGGTAACCCAGATCGTGCCTTCTCGTTCACTCAAATTCCAAACGCAGGTGTTGGTCTAGCACGCTTAGAGTTCATCATTAACCGTATGATCGGTGTGCATCCTAAAGCACTATTAAACATGAACACCTTGCCACGTGAAGTGTCACAAGCTATTAAAGAGCGTATCTCAGGTTATGCTTCTCCAGTAGATTTCTACGTAGACAAGTTAGTTGAAGGTATCTCAACTCTAGCCGTTGCGTTCAGAGAGCAACCTGTTATTGTGCGTATGTCTGATTTTAAATCAAACGAATACGCTAACCTGATCGGCGGTAAATTATACGAGCCATCAGAAGAAAACCCAATGCTTGGTTTCCGTGGTGCCAGCCGCTATGTTTCTGAAACTTTCCGTGACTGTTTCGATCTTGAGTGCCGTGCATTAAAACGTGTACGTGACGAAATGGGCTTAACCAACGTTCAAATTATGATTCCATTCGTTCGCACTACGAAAGAAGCGAAAGAAGTGGTAGAAATCCTTGAAACTAACGGTCTAAAACGTGGTGAAAACGGCCTTAAGTTAATCATGATGTGTGAGCTGCCAACCAACGCTCTATTAGCAGATGAATTCTTAGAGCACTTCGATGGCTTCTCTATCGGTTCAAACGACTTAACTCAGTTAACACTAGGTCTTGACCGTGACTCAGGCATTGTTTCACACTTATTTGATGAGCGTGATGAAGCGGTTAAGAAACTGTTATCAATGGCAATTGCAGCGTGTCACAAACAAGGCAAATACGTTGGTATCTGTGGTCAAGGTCCATCAGACCATCCAGATCTAGCTTACTGGTTAATGGAGCAAGGTATTAGCTCTGTGTCATTAAACCCAGACTCAGTACTAGACACTTGGATGTTCTTAGCTGATGATGCCAATGCCAATGGCAAAGCTGAAGTTAAATAG
- the secD gene encoding protein translocase subunit SecD: protein MHYPAWKYFLIVTVLIIAGLYALPNLYPDEPAVQITSASAGTELTEEVLNQSTQLLDDAGIAYHDPTFADNSALVRVQNGADQRKAQEVLRQQLGNDYVVALNLAQTTPDWLRSIGAKPLKLGLDLRGGVRFVLEVDMNKALDQRLKTASSEVRSSLRSERVPLKSINVVDQSLVLHFNDTELRDKAQRVIQRDQGTQFNLQALMDDQGPVLRLEYNEATLAEINKYAVGQNLTTLRNRISELGVSEALVQSQGSNRIVVELPGVQDTAEAKRVLGRTANLEFRLVADENATYDGGIPPAGTEAFPYMTLDGPPSLLIRQPILTGERVQGATSGLDENGAPEVNITLDTAGGKLMQNATKNAVGKQMAVLFIENKQKVSYEEDPETGEVVETRTPYAETKIISQANIQAVLGSSFRITGLNSNAEAGELALLLRSGALAAPMYFVEERTIGPSLGQQNIDDGLFSTKVGYLLVFLFMIVFYRLFGVIANVALAFNLVIMVAVLSILGASLTLPGIAGIVLTIGMAVDANVLIFERIREELSEGSRPKSAIVAGFDRAFSSIFDGNVTTLLVAIILFSIGSGPIKGFAITLAIGILSSLFTAIIVTRALVQLVYGNRKSVKKLSIG from the coding sequence ATGCATTACCCCGCCTGGAAATATTTCTTAATCGTCACCGTTCTCATCATTGCAGGTCTATACGCCCTGCCAAATTTATATCCTGATGAGCCCGCGGTGCAAATAACAAGTGCCTCAGCAGGTACTGAGCTGACCGAAGAGGTACTCAATCAATCAACTCAGCTGTTAGATGACGCTGGTATTGCCTATCATGACCCGACTTTTGCAGATAACAGTGCATTAGTCCGAGTTCAAAATGGCGCTGATCAACGTAAAGCACAAGAAGTATTGCGCCAGCAGCTTGGCAATGACTATGTTGTGGCGTTAAACCTTGCGCAAACTACACCCGATTGGTTACGTAGTATAGGTGCCAAGCCGTTAAAGCTTGGTCTTGACTTACGAGGCGGTGTGCGCTTTGTGCTTGAAGTTGATATGAACAAAGCACTGGATCAACGTTTAAAAACAGCCAGTAGTGAAGTACGCAGCAGCTTACGTAGCGAACGTGTGCCACTAAAAAGCATCAATGTCGTCGATCAAAGCCTAGTGCTGCACTTTAACGACACTGAGCTGCGCGACAAGGCACAACGCGTTATCCAGCGTGACCAAGGCACTCAGTTCAATTTACAAGCGTTAATGGACGACCAGGGCCCTGTATTGCGCCTAGAATATAATGAAGCCACGTTAGCAGAGATTAATAAATACGCCGTAGGACAAAACTTAACGACACTACGTAATCGTATCTCTGAGCTTGGTGTGTCTGAAGCATTGGTTCAGTCTCAAGGCAGTAACCGTATTGTTGTTGAGCTACCTGGTGTACAAGATACCGCAGAAGCGAAACGTGTATTAGGTCGTACAGCTAACCTTGAGTTCCGTCTGGTCGCCGATGAGAATGCAACCTACGATGGTGGTATCCCACCAGCAGGTACCGAAGCCTTCCCATATATGACTTTAGATGGTCCGCCGTCACTATTGATTCGTCAACCAATCTTAACTGGTGAGCGTGTACAAGGCGCAACTTCTGGTCTTGATGAAAATGGTGCGCCTGAGGTTAATATTACCTTGGATACGGCCGGCGGTAAGCTGATGCAAAATGCCACCAAAAATGCGGTTGGTAAGCAGATGGCGGTATTGTTTATTGAAAACAAACAAAAAGTCAGCTACGAAGAAGATCCAGAAACTGGTGAAGTGGTTGAAACCCGCACACCGTATGCTGAAACTAAGATTATTAGCCAAGCCAACATCCAAGCTGTCTTAGGCTCAAGCTTCCGTATTACAGGCTTGAACAGTAACGCTGAAGCTGGCGAACTAGCATTGCTATTACGCTCAGGTGCGTTGGCTGCGCCAATGTACTTCGTTGAAGAACGCACCATTGGTCCATCACTGGGTCAGCAAAACATCGATGACGGCTTATTCTCTACTAAGGTAGGCTATTTATTGGTGTTCTTGTTTATGATTGTGTTCTATCGCTTATTTGGGGTGATTGCGAACGTCGCATTGGCCTTTAACTTGGTCATCATGGTCGCGGTACTGTCAATCTTAGGCGCTTCGTTAACGCTGCCTGGTATTGCGGGTATTGTATTGACCATTGGTATGGCGGTTGACGCCAACGTACTTATCTTCGAGCGAATACGCGAAGAGCTTTCTGAAGGATCACGGCCTAAGTCAGCCATTGTTGCCGGTTTTGATCGTGCCTTTAGTAGTATTTTTGACGGTAACGTGACAACCCTACTGGTTGCTATTATCTTATTCTCAATCGGCTCAGGCCCGATTAAAGGGTTTGCTATTACCCTAGCCATTGGTATTTTAAGCTCGCTATTTACCGCGATTATCGTGACGCGTGCTTTGGTGCAACTGGTTTATGGCAATCGTAAATCTGTCAAAAAATTGAGCATAGGCTAG
- the pyrF gene encoding orotidine-5'-phosphate decarboxylase, with protein MTRPNSPIIVALDKASMTEALSLADQLDPALCRVKVGKELFTRCGPQIIDQLHSRGFEVFLDLKFHDIPNTTAQAVLAAADMGVWMVNVHASAGLEAMQTSKQRLVDAGHDTLLIAVTVLTSMSQQALDGIGITTALPQQVERLALLTKQAGLDGVVCSAQEAQRLKQLCGDEFALVTPGIRTLEDSADDQKRICTPEQAMQNGSDYLVIGRSITQAANPTDKMASILASLRQAS; from the coding sequence ATGACGCGTCCTAATTCACCAATTATTGTGGCGCTTGATAAGGCGTCAATGACAGAGGCTTTAAGTCTAGCCGATCAATTAGATCCAGCATTGTGCCGAGTAAAAGTAGGCAAAGAGCTTTTCACTCGCTGCGGGCCACAGATTATTGATCAACTACACTCTAGAGGCTTTGAGGTATTCTTAGATCTTAAGTTTCATGACATTCCCAATACTACAGCGCAAGCGGTATTAGCGGCTGCTGACATGGGTGTGTGGATGGTGAACGTTCATGCCAGTGCCGGACTTGAGGCGATGCAGACCTCTAAGCAGCGCCTAGTTGATGCCGGTCATGATACCTTACTGATTGCCGTTACTGTGCTTACCTCAATGTCACAGCAGGCGTTAGATGGCATCGGTATAACGACAGCATTGCCACAGCAAGTAGAGCGCTTGGCGTTATTAACTAAGCAAGCAGGCTTAGATGGTGTCGTCTGCTCAGCTCAAGAGGCGCAGCGATTAAAGCAGCTGTGTGGTGATGAGTTTGCATTAGTCACTCCAGGTATCCGCACGTTAGAGGACTCAGCAGATGATCAAAAGCGCATCTGTACACCAGAGCAGGCGATGCAAAATGGCTCAGATTACTTAGTGATCGGTCGTTCAATTACGCAAGCCGCTAATCCTACTGACAAGATGGCATCGATATTAGCCAGCTTACGTCAAGCGTCATGA